The sequence below is a genomic window from Dyadobacter chenwenxiniae.
AACCAAGTTATATGGCATTAAGACCCCCGAGTGGACGGTTAAGAGTTCCCGAAGAACCTTATAAAATAAACGAACGAATTACAGCAAAAGAAGTGCGTCTGGTTGGAGAGAACATTGAACCAGGCATAGTTGATATCAATACGGCCCGCGCGCTTGCGAAGGCACAAAGCCTTGATTTAGTTGAAATTGCGCCAACGGCGGTTCCGCCTGTTTGCAAAGTGGTTGACTATTCGAAGTTCAAATATGAGCAGAAGAAGAAGCAGAAAGAGATCAAGGCGAAGGCAATGAAAGTTGTCATCAAAGAGATCCGTTTCGGCCCTAATACCGATG
It includes:
- the infC gene encoding translation initiation factor IF-3; the encoded protein is MALRPPSGRLRVPEEPYKINERITAKEVRLVGENIEPGIVDINTARALAKAQSLDLVEIAPTAVPPVCKVVDYSKFKYEQKKKQKEIKAKAMKVVIKEIRFGPNTDDHDFDFKLKHAINFLKEGSKVKAYVHFVGRTIVFKERGVNLLNKFSEALTDYGKLEMEPKLEGKRMTIILAPAPAKK